Within the Rhizobium favelukesii genome, the region CAACGACTGTCACAGTCACGCTGCGTCGAGTCTGGCGCGTTCTCCTGTCTCAAAACACCAATACAAGAGTGCAAGACATGCGGTCGGCTACGGTAAACCCGATGAGGGGCATTGCGTTCAAGGTCGGCTCGGTTGTTGTCTTCCTTGCAATGCAGACCTTCATCAAGCTTGCCGGCAGCGACATCCAGCCGGGGCAGGTGACCTTCTGTCGTTCCTTCTTTGCGCTGTTTCCGATCATGGCCTACCTGGCCTATCGCGGGCAGCTGCGATCGGCATTTTATACGGCCAATCCGATCGGACACCTGAAGCGGGGGACGCTCGGCATCATATCGATGGGACTAGGCTTCTACGGGCTGCTGCACCTGCCGCTGCCGGAGGCGATTGCGCTCGGCTACGCGATGCCGCTCGTCGCGGTGATTTTTGCGGCACTGTTCCTCGGTGAAACCGTACGAATCTACCGCTGGAGTGCGGTCCTTTTCGGAATGGTGGGCGTGGCGATCATATCCTGGCCGAAGCTCACCCTTTTTCGCGAGGGCGGCATCCATTCCGAGCAAGCGATCGGTGCGATCACGGTGCTGCTGGCTTCCGTGCTCGGCGGCATGGCGATGATTCAGGTGCGGCGACTGGTGGAGGAAGAGAAGACGGCCACAATCGTTCTCTATTTTTCGATCATTGCCACAGTGTTCTCGCTCGTGACGGTTCCGGTCGGTTGGCAGGTGCTTGATCTGAAACCGCAATTGCTTCTCGTTGCAGCCGGCTTCTGCGGCGGCGTGGCGCAGATCCTGTTGACGGAGAGCTATCGGCACGCAGATGTCTCGACGGTTGCTCCGTTTGAGTACACATCGATCGTCATCGGAAGCGTCATCGCCTATTTTGTATTTGGCGATGTCCCAGGCGGCAGCACGCTGATGGGGACTGCAATTGTCGTGGCAGCCGGGATATTCATCATCTACCGCGAGCACCAACTTGATCTGGAGCGGCGCGCCGCCCGGCAAGCCGGATCGTGAAAACCGCGCCTCAATCTTATCTTTGTGATCGTGTCGCTGAAGTTCTCTCGTTATGCGGGAGGATTTCGAACGAAATAGTGACGTGTCCGAACGTTTGCTGCGTCTTATGAGCTTGAC harbors:
- a CDS encoding DMT family transporter; its protein translation is MRSATVNPMRGIAFKVGSVVVFLAMQTFIKLAGSDIQPGQVTFCRSFFALFPIMAYLAYRGQLRSAFYTANPIGHLKRGTLGIISMGLGFYGLLHLPLPEAIALGYAMPLVAVIFAALFLGETVRIYRWSAVLFGMVGVAIISWPKLTLFREGGIHSEQAIGAITVLLASVLGGMAMIQVRRLVEEEKTATIVLYFSIIATVFSLVTVPVGWQVLDLKPQLLLVAAGFCGGVAQILLTESYRHADVSTVAPFEYTSIVIGSVIAYFVFGDVPGGSTLMGTAIVVAAGIFIIYREHQLDLERRAARQAGS